The Magnolia sinica isolate HGM2019 chromosome 3, MsV1, whole genome shotgun sequence genome includes the window CTCGCCAGCGATGGATCGGCTGGAGGTAGCtttagcgggtgccatgagcttggcgccatggccaagcccacgcacatatccagaacagGTGCCAAGCACCTCGCTCATGATCTCTAGCTCACTCCGCTGAGCATCATCAGGAGTAGGCTGACTACGTATGGTGTCCATCgccgcctgtaatgaaaacatataaattttcataacgaatgatattattataattcaatgcaattcaAATTTACAATATaagaatttttacccaattctcgctggctctaggatgtacccaagatcccgtcgcctgccgacagtgagtccctctgtagaggtctactggcccaggctcctggccagtgacggaatctcgctacgcaatcgaaaggacaatagagttaatataaatacatggaaagaatatatcaacttaataatcgccagtaatttcttaccatatCGTGAtgaagtcgtacaaatgactttgaaccagctacgtggttcacttctagcTTTCCCTTGTTCGCAGAATTTAttctgctcctcttctgaacacattattcataatatattGTTATTAATTGCGAATTTAACTGTTACCTTAAAATatcgtaaatatataaatatttacctGAAAAGGCTCAGACGAAAATCTctcgcagagtatccgccagtcgtCAGGGGTCACGTGCGGCGGTCCGGACAGTACGGCCTCCCCGTGGCTTATGCACCGCTTGTACCGCTG containing:
- the LOC131241154 gene encoding uncharacterized protein LOC131241154 produces the protein MVKERFKEYRCDLHQRYKRCISHGEAVLSGPPHVTPDDWRILCERFSSEPFQKRSRINSANKGKLEVNHVAGSKSFVRLHHDMRDSVTGQEPGPVDLYRGTHCRQATGSWVHPRASENWAAMDTIRSQPTPDDAQRSELEIMSEVLGTCSGYVRGLGHGAKLMAPAKATSSRSIAGESALRRADILEREVQHLRVVVDEIRDQLERQREEQERRIEETRVEHERRMKEMFQAIAARLPTDAPPPPSSSL